A genomic stretch from Desulfohalobium retbaense DSM 5692 includes:
- a CDS encoding zinc dependent phospholipase C family protein, which yields MKKLLFFLIAMAGMVLGWHDVALAWGPGIHVATGNFILENLRLILPSIANTVSAFPQHFLYGCLSADMYVGKGKTLTDTHCHNWRTGFRLLEGNRDQALQSYAYGYLAHLAADTVAHNYYVPNMLQCTPGSGRFSHVYIEMQADQKEGRDLPLELVSQGAHHRADARLVSVLEKPQLSFQLKKKLFQSGVAVSRLKSWRVSLEMIDKAMPMANEEDYLQDMLQLTLSVIIDLFNDPDQATALDYDPMGYTSLDQAKRYRRVMGRLAPQNATADRFFLPDRKLTTLQSLRN from the coding sequence ATGAAAAAACTGCTTTTTTTCCTTATAGCTATGGCAGGCATGGTCCTGGGGTGGCATGATGTCGCCCTTGCCTGGGGGCCGGGAATCCATGTCGCGACGGGAAATTTCATCCTGGAAAACCTCCGACTCATCCTTCCCAGCATTGCCAATACGGTCAGCGCCTTTCCCCAACATTTTCTCTATGGGTGTCTGAGCGCGGACATGTATGTTGGCAAGGGCAAAACCCTGACCGATACCCATTGCCATAATTGGCGGACTGGGTTCCGTTTGCTGGAAGGCAACCGGGATCAAGCCCTCCAATCCTACGCTTACGGCTACCTCGCCCACTTGGCCGCCGATACCGTGGCCCACAACTACTACGTCCCGAATATGCTCCAGTGCACCCCGGGATCTGGTCGTTTCAGCCACGTCTACATCGAGATGCAGGCCGACCAGAAGGAAGGACGCGACCTGCCCCTGGAATTGGTCTCACAGGGTGCCCACCATCGCGCCGACGCCCGCTTGGTGAGTGTCCTGGAAAAGCCCCAACTCAGCTTCCAACTCAAGAAGAAGCTTTTCCAAAGCGGTGTGGCCGTATCCCGGCTCAAATCCTGGCGGGTTTCGCTGGAGATGATAGACAAAGCGATGCCCATGGCCAACGAAGAAGACTACCTCCAGGATATGCTCCAACTGACCCTTTCGGTAATTATTGACTTGTTCAACGATCCCGATCAGGCCACAGCACTGGATTACGATCCAATGGGGTACACCTCCTTGGACCAGGCCAAACGGTACCGGCGGGTAATGGGGCGTTTGGCTCCACAAAATGCCACCGCCGACCGCTTTTTTCTTCCCGACCGCAAACTGACAACGCTTCAGAGCCTGCGCAACTAA
- a CDS encoding Crp/Fnr family transcriptional regulator, with translation MVTISELKKMKALDALNDDQLQILLPYISQFECQAREIIYQRGHQAHNFYMLKSGKAYLEMQVTKDIEISLTSIKPGYSFGWHALISEGTHSYTAVSDEPSTILTIARNDLQAIIEAHQDIGFRLMQRMCEILYHRLDHRTAQFLSILTKHPDMKELLEDAVMQCVLPQF, from the coding sequence ATGGTCACTATTTCCGAACTCAAAAAGATGAAGGCACTGGACGCTCTGAATGACGACCAGCTCCAAATTCTGTTGCCCTATATTTCCCAATTTGAGTGCCAAGCCAGGGAAATAATTTATCAACGCGGCCACCAGGCCCACAATTTCTACATGCTGAAAAGCGGCAAAGCCTATCTGGAAATGCAGGTCACCAAAGACATTGAGATTTCACTGACCTCAATCAAGCCCGGCTACTCTTTCGGCTGGCACGCCCTGATTTCAGAAGGGACCCACTCCTACACGGCTGTAAGCGATGAACCATCGACCATCTTGACCATCGCCAGAAACGATCTGCAGGCCATCATTGAGGCCCATCAGGATATCGGATTTCGTCTGATGCAGCGGATGTGCGAAATCCTCTACCACCGGCTCGACCATCGCACGGCCCAATTTCTGTCTATTCTGACGAAACATCCCGATATGAAGGAACTCTTGGAAGACGCGGTCATGCAATGTGTCTTGCCGCAATTTTAA
- the nadD gene encoding nicotinate (nicotinamide) nucleotide adenylyltransferase, producing MRVGVLGGSFNPVHIGHLRLALEALAVENLDRVELVPAAVPPHKQNEILMPFSKRCELLEAATHSIPELVVNPLEGQRQGPSYTVDTLRVFHASVAPEELFFLLGCGDFLTLPHWYAWEDLLQLTNFCVVGRNGEGREALRSFVEDHCQAKPLAEDLWQLPGASRRVRFLPIPRLDVSSSLIRRYLRHDRSIRFLVPDCVVEVLEQGMQ from the coding sequence ATGCGTGTGGGCGTGCTGGGCGGGAGCTTTAACCCCGTGCATATCGGACATCTGCGGCTTGCCCTTGAAGCGTTGGCTGTTGAGAACCTTGATCGGGTGGAGCTGGTGCCGGCCGCTGTGCCGCCGCACAAGCAAAACGAGATTTTGATGCCCTTTTCGAAGCGGTGCGAACTGCTTGAGGCGGCTACACACTCGATACCCGAACTCGTGGTCAACCCTCTGGAAGGGCAGCGTCAGGGGCCTTCCTATACAGTGGATACCTTGCGAGTCTTCCACGCCTCCGTGGCCCCGGAAGAGCTCTTTTTTCTCCTTGGTTGCGGGGATTTTTTAACCCTGCCCCACTGGTACGCCTGGGAGGATCTGCTGCAACTCACCAATTTTTGTGTTGTCGGGCGCAACGGGGAGGGGCGGGAAGCTTTGCGTTCCTTCGTTGAGGACCACTGTCAGGCCAAGCCTCTCGCTGAGGATCTCTGGCAGCTGCCGGGGGCTTCGCGACGCGTTCGGTTTCTTCCTATTCCCCGTCTGGACGTCAGCTCCTCCCTGATTCGCCGATATTTGCGTCATGACCGTTCCATCCGCTTTCTGGTTCCTGATTGTGTTGTTGAGGTCTTGGAACAAGGCATGCAATGA
- a CDS encoding glutamate-5-semialdehyde dehydrogenase has product MDAGQIAEFIRQAKTASLEVANASGEQKHQVLTGLAQGLRREAAHILEANARDIAKAEENGLDAARIDRLRLTEAGIEAMAQACGHVADMDDPVGSIESMQKRPNGLLVGQMRIPLGLVAMIYESRPNVTIDAGILCLKAGNGVVLRGGSEAFFSNQALASVFQEALQAAGLPPAAISLLPTTDRAAVQTLLQMGDVVDVVIPRGGEGLIKAVTEQATMPVLKHFKGVCHIYVDDTAELDAALDIVENAKVQRPGVCNALECLLVHKDVAERFLPAVAQRLGAAGVKFRACAASLPLLGELAQAANDQDWGREFLDLILAVKVVEDQDAAQAHIRQYGSNHSEAILATDHNRAMRFLREVDASAVLVNASTRFNDGGELGLGAEIGISTSKLHAYGPMGVHELTSRKFVLLGQGQVRS; this is encoded by the coding sequence ATGGATGCAGGACAGATAGCAGAATTTATCCGGCAGGCTAAAACAGCTTCTTTGGAAGTGGCCAATGCCAGCGGCGAACAAAAGCATCAGGTCCTGACCGGTTTGGCTCAAGGATTGCGGCGTGAGGCGGCGCACATCCTTGAGGCGAATGCCAGAGATATCGCCAAAGCCGAGGAAAATGGTCTGGATGCCGCCCGGATTGACCGCCTGCGTCTGACCGAAGCAGGTATCGAAGCCATGGCTCAGGCCTGCGGGCATGTAGCCGACATGGACGATCCAGTGGGGAGTATAGAATCGATGCAGAAACGACCCAACGGACTGCTCGTGGGCCAGATGCGTATTCCCCTCGGGCTGGTGGCCATGATTTATGAATCACGGCCCAACGTGACCATTGATGCTGGAATCCTGTGCTTGAAAGCCGGCAATGGAGTGGTTTTGCGGGGCGGTTCAGAGGCGTTTTTTTCCAATCAGGCCCTGGCTTCTGTCTTTCAGGAGGCTCTCCAAGCAGCAGGTTTGCCTCCGGCGGCCATCTCTCTGCTGCCGACCACGGACCGGGCAGCGGTCCAGACGCTGTTGCAAATGGGGGATGTGGTCGATGTGGTCATCCCGCGTGGCGGCGAGGGATTGATCAAGGCCGTGACAGAGCAGGCAACCATGCCGGTCCTGAAGCACTTTAAGGGGGTCTGTCACATCTATGTGGACGACACAGCCGAGTTGGATGCCGCTCTGGATATTGTCGAAAATGCCAAAGTCCAGCGCCCGGGCGTGTGTAATGCCCTGGAATGCTTGCTGGTTCACAAGGATGTCGCCGAGCGCTTCCTCCCTGCTGTCGCTCAGCGCCTTGGCGCGGCCGGAGTCAAGTTCAGGGCCTGCGCGGCATCACTTCCTCTGTTGGGGGAACTGGCGCAAGCTGCGAACGATCAAGATTGGGGACGTGAGTTCCTGGATCTCATCCTGGCCGTGAAGGTTGTCGAGGACCAGGACGCCGCGCAGGCACATATCCGCCAATACGGCTCGAATCACTCCGAGGCGATTTTGGCAACGGACCACAACCGGGCCATGCGCTTTTTGCGTGAGGTGGACGCCTCGGCCGTGCTGGTCAATGCCTCCACACGTTTTAATGACGGGGGAGAATTGGGGCTTGGTGCCGAAATCGGGATCAGCACTTCCAAACTGCACGCTTACGGGCCGATGGGGGTTCATGAGTTGACCAGTCGGAAGTTTGTCCTTTTGGGACAGGGGCAGGTTCGGTCCTAG
- a CDS encoding SagB/ThcOx family dehydrogenase: MPDLKNTLGYIYWQKTKFDRRQIRQMQRPAIAGTEREKIYPGAETIPLPRPGGALERPLQTILSRRRSRRRYHDSGLSLENAADLVWAAQGVTGQAGPYRLRTAPSAGALYPVETYLAVTDVTDIPSGLYHLRVRDFHLECLARGTFGPELARGCLDQAFVAEAPLVFVWSAVARRNMAKYGHRGFRYICMDLGHICQNVVLAAEALGLGTCPVAALYDDELNALFGLDGEEESVLYAASIGRV, from the coding sequence ATGCCGGATTTGAAAAACACTCTGGGTTATATCTATTGGCAGAAGACCAAGTTCGACCGGCGCCAAATCCGCCAGATGCAGCGTCCTGCCATCGCTGGTACAGAGCGGGAAAAAATCTATCCTGGTGCGGAAACCATTCCTTTGCCACGGCCTGGTGGTGCATTGGAACGGCCCCTGCAGACCATCTTGTCCCGGCGACGGTCCCGTCGACGGTATCATGATAGCGGACTCTCACTGGAAAACGCGGCCGATCTTGTCTGGGCGGCGCAGGGAGTGACCGGACAGGCCGGCCCGTATCGATTGCGAACCGCTCCCTCTGCTGGCGCGTTGTACCCTGTGGAAACATACCTTGCGGTGACTGATGTGACAGACATTCCGAGCGGACTCTATCACCTCCGGGTGCGGGATTTTCATCTCGAATGTTTGGCCAGGGGGACGTTCGGCCCGGAACTCGCCCGAGGGTGCCTGGATCAGGCTTTTGTGGCCGAGGCGCCGCTGGTATTTGTCTGGTCAGCTGTGGCGCGGCGCAATATGGCCAAATACGGACACCGGGGGTTTCGCTACATATGCATGGATCTTGGCCACATCTGCCAAAATGTTGTTCTGGCCGCAGAGGCGCTGGGGTTGGGGACGTGCCCTGTTGCCGCCTTGTACGATGACGAACTCAACGCCCTGTTTGGTCTTGATGGCGAGGAAGAAAGCGTTTTGTATGCAGCGAGTATCGGTAGGGTCTAG
- the dnaA gene encoding chromosomal replication initiator protein DnaA produces MSTRWGQIQNILENRIKPGIFKIWIKPLEGQVQEGSLELVAPNAFVASWVRDRYLQDIRSAATEILGFSPEVTLKASSDASVTAPPPSPSEPNTTHHTATPAASQQRSEHLALPIDYSHVPQPQQWRHSFDDFIIGQCNQLAHAACTNLCRKTLPAESVFLSSGPGLGKTHLLHAVGHYYAQNQKNSQVRVGYVTAEEFANQMIMALKNRTIGTFKDRYRKNLDVLLLEDVHFFQGKEKIQEELLSTIKFLEQHGRKVVFSSSFLPKELNKVDNQLTSLFCSGFIAPIDAPDADMRLKIIQAKAQRFQIHIPTEVQEMVAENIHSDIRQLESCIKNMALKARLLNQGINQALAEEVLGHFTERCLSVPDIDSIISLICQNFNLSGEKLRSKSRKRQIVVARNTAFYLARKHTDLSLKDIGTRFNRRHSTVLKGITNLEREIQRDSQVGRQAVRIEERLNA; encoded by the coding sequence ATGAGCACACGGTGGGGTCAAATCCAAAATATTCTCGAAAATCGGATCAAACCAGGAATCTTTAAAATCTGGATCAAACCGCTCGAGGGGCAGGTCCAGGAAGGATCCCTGGAACTCGTCGCTCCCAATGCCTTTGTCGCATCCTGGGTTCGTGACCGCTATCTTCAGGATATTCGTTCTGCCGCAACCGAGATCCTCGGCTTCTCCCCTGAGGTCACCCTTAAGGCTTCTTCGGACGCCTCCGTTACCGCGCCGCCCCCGTCTCCGTCTGAGCCGAACACGACGCATCACACTGCCACACCTGCTGCTTCTCAACAGCGTTCTGAGCACTTGGCTTTGCCCATTGACTACAGCCATGTCCCGCAGCCGCAACAATGGCGGCACAGTTTCGACGACTTTATCATCGGCCAATGCAATCAACTGGCCCATGCCGCTTGCACCAATCTCTGCCGCAAGACCCTCCCGGCGGAAAGCGTGTTTTTGTCCTCAGGGCCGGGCTTGGGCAAAACCCATCTCCTGCATGCCGTGGGACATTACTATGCTCAAAACCAAAAAAATTCCCAGGTGCGGGTCGGATATGTTACGGCCGAAGAGTTCGCCAATCAGATGATCATGGCTCTGAAAAACAGGACCATCGGCACCTTCAAGGACCGCTACCGCAAAAATCTCGATGTCTTGCTTCTTGAAGATGTTCACTTTTTCCAGGGCAAAGAAAAAATTCAGGAAGAACTTCTCTCGACCATCAAATTTCTTGAACAGCACGGCCGCAAGGTTGTCTTCAGCAGTTCCTTCCTGCCCAAGGAACTCAATAAAGTGGACAACCAATTGACCTCGCTCTTTTGTTCCGGATTCATCGCCCCCATTGATGCACCGGATGCGGACATGCGTCTGAAGATCATCCAGGCTAAAGCGCAGCGCTTCCAGATCCATATCCCGACAGAAGTTCAGGAAATGGTCGCTGAGAACATCCATTCTGATATCCGGCAACTGGAAAGTTGCATCAAAAACATGGCCCTAAAAGCCCGCTTGCTCAATCAAGGCATCAACCAAGCGCTGGCCGAGGAAGTTCTGGGCCATTTCACCGAACGGTGTCTCTCCGTTCCGGACATCGATTCCATCATTTCCCTTATCTGCCAGAACTTCAATCTTTCCGGAGAAAAACTCCGCTCCAAAAGCCGAAAGCGGCAAATTGTGGTCGCTCGTAACACCGCTTTTTACCTGGCCAGAAAACACACCGACCTCTCCCTTAAGGACATTGGAACCCGTTTCAACCGCCGCCACTCGACTGTCCTCAAAGGAATCACCAACCTCGAGCGCGAAATCCAGCGAGACAGCCAAGTGGGTCGGCAAGCGGTTCGTATCGAAGAACGCCTCAACGCCTGA
- a CDS encoding UbiX family flavin prenyltransferase, whose product MQRFVIALTGASGMPYGVRLLQALHSLTDTEIHLILSDAASTVLDVEMPAGTQKTLRSLAHAVYSQHDLAAGPASGSWPHDGMVICPCSMASLAAVSQGLGTNLIHRAADVTLKEKRRLVLVPRETPLNQIHLRNMLSLAQAGATIFPAAPGFYHSPSSIDDLIDHLVGRILDQLGLQVSWAPRWGSAAT is encoded by the coding sequence ATGCAACGTTTTGTCATTGCCCTCACCGGGGCCAGCGGCATGCCCTATGGTGTCCGCCTGCTCCAGGCTCTTCATAGTCTTACTGACACTGAAATCCACCTCATCCTCTCAGACGCGGCCAGCACAGTCCTCGACGTGGAGATGCCGGCTGGGACCCAAAAGACGCTCCGATCGCTCGCCCACGCCGTGTACTCGCAGCACGACTTGGCCGCAGGCCCAGCCAGTGGCTCCTGGCCCCATGACGGCATGGTCATCTGCCCATGCTCCATGGCCAGTCTGGCGGCTGTCAGCCAGGGGTTGGGCACGAATCTGATCCACCGGGCCGCCGATGTCACTCTGAAAGAAAAGCGGCGATTGGTCCTGGTTCCACGCGAAACCCCCTTGAACCAGATCCACTTACGCAACATGTTGTCTCTAGCACAGGCCGGGGCGACCATATTCCCTGCAGCGCCGGGTTTTTACCACTCCCCCTCGAGTATCGACGACCTCATCGACCACCTTGTCGGACGTATTCTCGACCAGTTAGGATTGCAGGTTTCCTGGGCGCCGCGATGGGGCTCGGCCGCGACCTGA